The Lycium barbarum isolate Lr01 chromosome 10, ASM1917538v2, whole genome shotgun sequence genome includes a region encoding these proteins:
- the LOC132615318 gene encoding F-box/FBD/LRR-repeat protein At1g13570-like, with product MKSARGSGVDKISNLPCNVLDGILGCLSLKDAVKTSILSKNWRYNWVTRKELDFDDEFFSSCKDNQEAKTIIYQVLLFHEGPMLKFRLQGSRIQGPQLMSCLDINHWIRFLSKKDVREFTLRIGSGNAYHLPHQLFTCQQLRHLELKLCLFHPPPGFKGFVKLINLDLHDVIFVPSLISKCPLLERLRLSWCRGFDILEIDAPNLKCFHFSGRFKSICFKNAPVLREVTIVLLHVFPDPSPPVSSNVTKFFHYMPSLQTLDICGSTLEYLTMGGLPKSPPTALNNVKSLEFSITTLRNVEEVSGAVYLITNCPKLQELSMDCDSVLDVVEPVVEFLEAQSITSFGAAKLLQKVEMCYFKGAEMQMEFMKFILASAPVLEKITMLMIPHEFLLCADTQMMEEKMKQFPRASPNVRFIFVEY from the exons ATGAAGAGTGCTCGGGGATCTGGTGTAGATAAAATTAGCAATTTGCCTTGTAATGTTCTGGATGGAATTCTAGGGTGCTTGTCTTTGAAAGATGCAGTGAAGACCAGTATCTTGTCAAAAAACTGGCGGTACAATTGGGTAACACGTAAAGAACTTGATTTTGATGATGAATTTTTCAGTTCTTGCAAAGACAATCAAGAAGCCAAGACAATCATTTACCAAGTCCTACTATTCCATGAAGGACCAATGCTGAAGTTTAGACTTCAAGGTAGTAGAATCCAAGGTCCTCAGTTGATGAGTTGTCTTGATATTAATCACTGGATACGCTTCTTGTCAAAGAAAGATGTCCGGGAATTCACCCTTCGCATAGGCTCAGGCAACGCATATCATTTACCTCATCAGCTTTTTACATGCCAGCAACTAAGGCATTTGGAACTTAAGCTATGCTTGTTCCACCCTCCACCCGGTTTCAAAGGGTTTGTGAAGCTTATTAATCTTGATCTTCATGATGTCATTTTTGTTCCGTCTCTCATTTCCAAATGCCCGTTGCTTGAACGATTGAGGTTGAGTTGGTGCAGAGGCTTTGACATTCTTGAGATTGATGCCCCTAATCTCAAATGCTTTCACTTTTCTGGAAGATTTAAGTCCATTTGCTTCAAGAATGCCCCTGTGCTTAGAGAAGTTACTATAGTGTTGCTCCATGTTTTTCCAGATCCATCACCACCTGTTTCTTCTAATGTTACAAAGTTCTTCCATTACATGCCTTCACTACAGACATTGGATATATGCGGTTCAACATTAGAG TACTTAACCATGGGAGGTTTACCAAAGAGTCCCCCGACTGCTCTGAACAATGTCAAATCTCTCGAATTTTCTATCACAACTTTAAGAAATGTTGAGGAGGTTTCTGGTGCTGTTTACTTGATCACAAACTGTCCTAAGTTACAGGAGCTTTCAATGGATTGT GACTCAGTGCTCGATGTTGTGGAACCAGTTGTAGAATTCTTAGAAGCCCAATCAATAACCTCGTTTGGTGCTGCGAAGCTGCTTCAAAAAGTGGAGATGTGTTATTTTAAAGGTGCTGAGATGCAAATGGAGTTTATGAAGTTTATTTTGGCATCTGCACCTGTACTTGAGAAAATCACCATGTTGATGATTCCGCATGAGTTTCTTCTTTGTGCGGATACACAGATGATGGAAGAGAAGATGAAACAATTCCCCCGAGCATCACCCAATGTTAGATTCATATTTGTAGAATATTAG
- the LOC132612797 gene encoding B3 domain-containing protein At1g05920-like yields MAFTLLSVDDFLGMEFKSNMSRMDYLLAVSEVAWLKSMSGEEDNLIAEQDEQFRNEKEERITQNIQSTLSTFPATPPVLSTFTAILNRQEKPILDFVISKAKQSMPKVRQRKVTKQFLCNTGELMIKKAVENNSEEQEHRVKADDERKNSVFKFNWGPGLRDLEFFRRKRFQKHEKKENSLKGPHDRENKVSRLTWRFTANFAFGNPKRRKRSQDVANDVPLGFNNQEQYLLKEKLVGKSGKHEEDVKEEATRQKKKAKRNIIGRADAPLIINNKQRELPIEFKNVITEIGGSLESLKLVIVKRLFQSDVKRAEGRLSIPLNKITEFLEPGDHFLSPDEDARLDTRNGGKMFTMRVTLIEPSRRISKINLRKWHMNKDNGNRNSSYVLVTDWNEVTKRNGLKIGTPVQLWSFRMGPDLCFALVKPQD; encoded by the exons ATGGCTTTCACATTATTGAGTGTAGATGATTTTTTGGGCATGGAGTTTAAGTCCAACATGAGTCGAATGGACTATTTGTTGGCTGTGTCTGAAGTTGCATGGTTAAAATCCATGTCCGGAGAAGAAGACAACTTAATCGCGGAACAAGATGAACAATTTCGTAACGAGAAAGAAGAGAGAATCACTCAGAATATTCAGTCCACATTGTCAACATTCCCAgcaactccgcctgt aTTGTCAACATTCACAGCAATTCTTAATCGTCAAGAAAAACCAATTCTTGATTTCGTCATCTCAAAGGCGAAACAATCAATGCCAAAAGTACGGCAAAGAAAAGTTACTAAACAATTCTTATGCAATACTGGCGAATTGATGATCAAGAAAGCTGTGGAAAATAATTCTGAAGAACAAGAACACAGAGTTAAGGCTGACGATGAAAGGAAAAACAGTGTGTTCAAATTCAATTGGGGTCCTGGTTTACGCGATCTAGAATTCTTCCGTCGCAAAAGGtttcaaaagcatgaaaagaaagaaaacagcCTAAAGGGCCCTCATGATAGGGAAAACAAAGTGTCTAGACTCACCTGGAGGTTTACTGCTAATTTTGCATTTGGAAATCCAAAAAGACGAAAAAGATCACAAGACGTAGCCAATGACGTCCCACTTGGTTTTAACAATCAAGAACAGTActtattgaaagaaaaattgGTTGGAAAATCAGGAAAGCATGAAGAGGATGTCAAAGAAGAGGCTACAAGACAAAAGAAGAAGGCGAAGAGGAACATTATTGGTAGAGCTGATGCCCCTCTTATTATCAACAACAAACAAAGAGAATTGCCTATTGAATTCAAGAATGTGATTACTGAGATTGGGGGTTCACTTGAATCACTTAAATTGGTCATTGTGAAAAGACTATTCCAGAGTGATGTTAAACGAGCAGAGGGAAGGCTTTCAATCCCCCTAAACAAGATAACTGAGTTTCTTGAGCCAGGAGATCATTTTCTTAGTCCAGATGAAGATGCACGTTTGGATACTCGCAATGGGGGCAAAATGTTTACGATGAGAGTAACGTTGATTGAGCCTTCTCGTCGAATAAGTAAAATCAATCTGAGAAAATGGCATATGAACAAAGATAATGGGAATAGAAATTCAAGTTATGTGTTGGTTACAGACTGGAATGAGGTGACAAAAAGGAACGGTTTAAAAATTGGTACTCCGGTGCAATTGTGGTCATTTAGAATGGGTCCTGACTTGTGTTTTGCACTGGTTAAACCTCAAGATTGA